The following coding sequences are from one Saprospiraceae bacterium window:
- the dnaG gene encoding DNA primase: MIKPASIQQVIETARVEDIVKDYVQLKTRGHSQIGLCPFHKERTPSFTVSVTKNLFKCFGCGKGGDGVKFIMEIEQLSFVEAVRFLARKYNIQLEELASTKENLEAQQSIESLNLINDWAKKYYEKILWETDLGRNIGLDYFKQRGFLESTIKKFELGFTPDLPDGLTKAAVSQSYSIDLLRKCGLTNSYEKDFFRERVIFPLHNASGKTIGFAGRVLQTNQQVAKYVNSPETEVYNKSKTLFGLHLSRQGIRKSNMAILVEGYTDVMALHQAGIDHAIASSGTSFTEEQAHIIKRFTENVTILYDGDQAGIQAALRALDILVKENINPYLLFIPDNDDPDSYLRKHGSEEFIRLLEHHKKDGIVYKAEYLLQNAGTNPILKSSAVKDVVSTIAKMEDNIKRSFYIQSCAQLMSVAESTLIDQCNVYIHENLKSKNFKLRQQALENDEIILRDNPEITESNTSHKQTFWLPFTDENQERDIIRILMLSGSKLYTTEQCTVTEFVLANIADITEYFQHPLYSKILQMVQHAFDHGEIIPLYNFIHHEEPEVKDLALEFSFQKYELSKNWSDKYGLAEATFNEFGSISEEEILQTVRHIKVRKFDQIIRKLDEEIIKAVDIEEQYTLLKIRGEYKFIRNKLWLETSNQSPIDN; the protein is encoded by the coding sequence ATGATCAAACCTGCTTCAATCCAGCAAGTCATCGAGACCGCAAGGGTTGAAGATATTGTCAAAGATTATGTCCAATTAAAAACCAGAGGACACAGCCAAATTGGATTATGTCCATTTCACAAGGAAAGAACTCCTTCTTTCACCGTTTCTGTTACAAAAAATCTTTTCAAATGCTTTGGCTGCGGAAAAGGAGGCGATGGAGTCAAATTCATTATGGAGATTGAGCAGCTTTCGTTTGTAGAAGCGGTAAGATTTCTGGCTAGAAAATACAATATCCAGTTAGAAGAGCTGGCCAGCACCAAAGAAAACCTTGAAGCTCAGCAAAGTATCGAAAGTTTGAACCTGATTAATGATTGGGCAAAAAAATATTATGAAAAGATATTGTGGGAAACTGACCTAGGAAGGAACATTGGATTGGATTATTTCAAACAAAGAGGATTTCTTGAAAGCACCATAAAAAAATTTGAACTAGGCTTTACTCCTGACCTGCCGGATGGACTCACTAAGGCGGCTGTCTCCCAAAGTTATTCAATAGACCTTCTCAGAAAATGCGGCCTCACCAATTCTTATGAAAAGGATTTTTTCAGAGAGAGAGTAATTTTTCCATTGCATAATGCTTCAGGAAAAACTATTGGCTTTGCAGGAAGAGTGCTACAAACAAACCAGCAAGTTGCCAAATATGTAAATTCCCCAGAAACTGAAGTTTACAACAAAAGTAAAACCTTGTTTGGTTTGCACCTCTCGAGACAAGGAATCCGAAAAAGCAATATGGCTATTTTGGTGGAAGGTTATACTGACGTAATGGCTCTTCACCAGGCAGGAATAGATCATGCCATCGCTTCCTCAGGTACATCATTTACAGAAGAGCAAGCACATATAATAAAAAGATTTACCGAAAATGTCACCATTCTTTATGATGGAGATCAGGCAGGTATTCAAGCTGCTTTACGCGCATTAGACATTTTGGTGAAAGAGAATATAAACCCATACCTGCTATTTATACCTGATAATGATGATCCGGATAGTTATCTGAGAAAACATGGTAGTGAAGAATTCATAAGACTTTTGGAACATCATAAAAAGGATGGTATAGTGTATAAGGCGGAGTACTTGCTTCAAAATGCCGGTACGAATCCAATTTTAAAATCAAGTGCCGTAAAAGATGTTGTTTCGACAATTGCAAAAATGGAAGACAACATCAAGCGATCGTTCTACATTCAATCTTGTGCTCAACTGATGTCGGTTGCGGAGAGCACATTGATAGACCAATGCAATGTCTATATACATGAAAATTTAAAAAGCAAAAATTTCAAACTACGCCAACAGGCACTTGAAAATGATGAAATCATACTGCGCGACAACCCTGAAATAACAGAATCAAACACATCCCATAAGCAAACTTTTTGGCTGCCATTTACAGATGAAAATCAAGAAAGAGACATCATCCGGATTTTGATGCTCTCCGGGTCAAAGTTGTATACTACCGAACAATGCACGGTGACCGAATTTGTATTGGCCAATATTGCTGATATCACTGAGTATTTCCAACATCCCTTGTATTCAAAAATTCTACAAATGGTCCAACATGCGTTTGATCATGGAGAGATCATTCCACTCTACAACTTTATTCACCATGAAGAACCCGAAGTTAAAGATCTTGCGCTTGAATTTTCCTTCCAAAAATATGAACTGAGTAAAAACTGGTCTGATAAGTATGGCTTAGCCGAAGCGACCTTCAATGAATTCGGATCGATCAGTGAGGAAGAAATTCTACAAACTGTGAGACATATCAAAGTGAGAAAGTTTGACCAAATCATCAGGAAGCTAGATGAAGAAATTATAAAGGCGGTTGATATTGAAGAACAATACACCCTTCTCAAGATTCGGGGAGAATATAAATTTATACGGAATAAGTTGTGGCTTGAAACCTCTAATCAATCTCCGATCGACAATTAA
- a CDS encoding ABC transporter permease subunit, with translation MSSAVFSIAKRELNSFFDSLMAYIMLIAFLGFSGFFTWIYGSNIFFRKEADLDVFFGIAKWTLFFFIPAITMKMLAEERKTGTIELLLTKAVSYWEVILGKFFACLALVTIALLLTLPYYISIAKLGNIDHGVVWSGYLGLLLLSAAYIALGLFASSITNNQIVAFLLALFIGIFFQFLFDAIATDITGITGTFISSLSMGRHFDSISKGVLDTKDLIYFISLTGFGLLLAELFVSQRIKSRL, from the coding sequence ATGTCGTCAGCTGTTTTTTCTATTGCAAAGCGGGAATTGAATTCTTTTTTTGATAGTCTTATGGCATATATTATGCTGATCGCTTTTCTTGGATTTAGCGGATTTTTTACCTGGATTTATGGATCCAATATTTTTTTCAGGAAAGAAGCCGATCTGGATGTGTTTTTTGGAATAGCAAAATGGACTTTGTTCTTTTTTATTCCTGCCATAACGATGAAGATGCTCGCAGAGGAAAGAAAGACAGGAACCATAGAACTATTGCTAACTAAAGCTGTCAGTTATTGGGAAGTTATACTGGGTAAATTTTTTGCTTGTCTGGCTTTAGTCACTATTGCATTGTTGTTGACATTGCCTTATTACATATCCATTGCAAAATTAGGCAATATTGATCATGGAGTTGTGTGGAGTGGATATTTAGGATTGTTGCTATTGAGTGCTGCATACATCGCACTTGGGCTTTTTGCCAGTTCAATAACAAACAATCAAATTGTCGCTTTTTTGCTCGCTTTGTTCATCGGGATATTTTTTCAATTTTTATTTGATGCGATTGCTACCGATATTACCGGAATTACAGGGACATTTATCAGTTCTCTCAGTATGGGAAGACATTTTGATTCTATCTCTAAAGGTGTATTGGATACCAAAGACTTAATATATTTTATTTCATTGACCGGTTTCGGACTTTTATTAGCCGAACTGTTTGTTTCACAAAGAATTAAAAGCAGATTATGA
- a CDS encoding ATP-binding cassette domain-containing protein, with the protein MDLKIENLTKRYGPQLAVNNISFEIKSGEIVGFLGPNGAGKTTTMKMLTQYIEPDQGKIWYGNSRAHTKEIRRDIGYLPEHNPLYEDMPVLDYLAFCAELQGVEKSKINNRLRDMVVLCGLDVEKHKKIGELSKGYRQRVGLAQAIIHNPKVLILDEPTTGLDPNQIVEIRELIRKLGREKTVILSTHILPEVEATCDRILIINKGSIVANGTVSDLRKKSAGNIILQVEIEGVEQATLIDKLSALEGVKSIDFIGDNRSRLEVAADITADINRKIYRLCKYENWDLLAMIPMETKLEDIFRDLTIK; encoded by the coding sequence ATGGATTTAAAGATCGAGAATCTTACCAAAAGGTATGGCCCTCAACTGGCTGTGAACAATATTTCTTTCGAAATTAAATCTGGAGAGATCGTGGGATTTCTAGGTCCCAATGGAGCCGGAAAGACCACAACCATGAAGATGTTGACTCAATATATCGAACCCGATCAAGGCAAGATATGGTATGGCAACAGTCGTGCGCACACCAAAGAGATCAGAAGAGACATCGGGTATTTGCCTGAACATAATCCACTTTATGAAGACATGCCAGTGTTGGATTATCTCGCATTTTGTGCAGAATTGCAGGGTGTCGAGAAGTCTAAAATCAATAACAGATTGCGGGATATGGTGGTGTTGTGTGGACTTGATGTTGAAAAACACAAAAAAATAGGTGAGTTGTCGAAAGGCTATAGGCAACGGGTTGGATTGGCACAAGCAATCATACATAATCCTAAAGTACTCATACTGGATGAGCCTACTACCGGACTTGACCCAAATCAGATCGTTGAGATAAGAGAACTAATAAGGAAACTTGGCAGAGAAAAAACAGTAATATTGAGTACACATATTCTTCCTGAGGTTGAGGCTACTTGTGACCGAATTCTAATCATTAATAAAGGAAGCATAGTGGCAAATGGAACAGTATCTGATTTGCGAAAGAAATCTGCAGGGAATATAATATTGCAGGTTGAAATAGAAGGGGTTGAACAAGCTACACTGATTGATAAACTGAGTGCTTTAGAAGGAGTAAAATCGATCGATTTTATTGGAGATAACAGATCTCGATTAGAAGTGGCTGCAGATATTACTGCTGATATTAACAGGAAAATTTATAGACTGTGTAAGTATGAGAATTGGGATTTACTGGCAATGATTCCGATGGAAACCAAATTGGAAGATATCTTCAGAGATTTAACCATAAAATAA
- the dapB gene encoding 4-hydroxy-tetrahydrodipicolinate reductase, whose translation MKICLLGYGKMGKAIETIATKRGHECKYINSNTSTTEMGEILDWSEIAIEFSKPELALKHIEQCSNLKKNIVVGTTGWHDKMNDVKSIVENSQLGLLYSSNFSIGVNIFFQINILLARLLNFHPAYSASMEEIHHTQKLDSPSGTAISLSRQIIENNSKYTQWEESSDLNLGEGILPIHSIREDNVVGTHSVDWKSDIDHIFIRHEAFNRSGFALGAVVAAEWLLNKSGIFTMNDVLNTI comes from the coding sequence ATGAAAATCTGCCTACTGGGTTATGGAAAAATGGGTAAAGCCATTGAGACTATTGCCACTAAGCGTGGCCACGAATGCAAATACATCAACAGCAACACGAGCACCACGGAGATGGGTGAAATTCTGGATTGGTCCGAGATTGCCATAGAGTTTTCTAAACCTGAGCTTGCATTAAAACATATTGAACAGTGTTCTAATCTAAAAAAAAACATAGTGGTAGGTACAACGGGTTGGCATGACAAAATGAACGATGTCAAAAGTATTGTTGAAAACAGCCAGCTCGGTTTATTGTATTCATCCAATTTCAGCATTGGCGTCAATATTTTCTTTCAAATCAATATTTTACTTGCTAGATTATTGAATTTCCACCCGGCATACTCAGCTTCAATGGAAGAGATCCACCATACACAAAAACTTGACTCACCAAGTGGTACGGCGATCAGTTTATCCAGGCAGATCATCGAAAACAATTCTAAATATACTCAATGGGAAGAATCGTCTGATCTGAATTTGGGTGAAGGTATTCTTCCAATACATTCCATAAGAGAAGACAATGTCGTTGGGACCCATTCAGTTGACTGGAAATCAGACATTGACCACATCTTCATTCGACACGAAGCATTCAACAGATCTGGTTTTGCATTAGGTGCTGTGGTCGCAGCGGAATGGCTTTTAAACAAATCAGGTATCTTTACGATGAATGATGTATTAAATACTATATAA
- a CDS encoding Gldg family protein, producing the protein MSRTVKIIFAVIVLLLINFLSNYFFYRIDLTANKEFTLSQATNDILRQLDKKVKVKAYFSDNLPVDIDKGRSEFKDLLGEYASLSKGQLEYQFMSPNSDSKLEEEAMKEGIQSVLINVRDKDQAKQLKAFMGAIVEIDSKKEIIPLIQPGVAMEYSLTTAIKKMTSLNRPKIGFIQGHGEAALQELAQVYEKLSVLCDVSSVYLNDTIDLSMYRALALVRPKDSIPPGDFVLLDRYLKNGGKLLIACDQMNVELQQGISSQLNTGVPAWLNEKGIDIENALVRDISCGSVQVQQQSGFFSFATPVQLPYLPVIKTFSDHLITKGLEMVILQFASPVIYKGKPNMKFTPLMYTSDQSGKQAMPVQIDIQHQWSNADFPDRQICLGGVLEGDFGAGNNDGRLVIFGDGDFPVGGRGRQVNDDNVSLLANSVDWLSDDTGLIELRTKSVTGRPIKEIDDATRNFYKYLNFLLPIGLALAYGLFRSTMNRKKRIRRMETRYV; encoded by the coding sequence ATGAGCCGAACCGTAAAAATTATTTTTGCTGTCATTGTATTGCTTTTGATAAATTTTTTATCCAACTATTTTTTTTACAGAATCGATTTGACGGCAAACAAAGAGTTCACCTTGAGTCAAGCTACAAACGATATATTGAGGCAACTTGATAAAAAAGTCAAGGTCAAGGCATATTTTTCAGATAATTTACCTGTAGATATCGATAAAGGTCGGTCGGAATTTAAAGATCTATTGGGTGAGTACGCTAGTCTTTCGAAAGGCCAATTGGAATATCAGTTCATGAGTCCGAATTCGGATTCAAAACTTGAAGAGGAAGCGATGAAGGAAGGGATTCAATCTGTATTAATTAATGTGAGAGACAAAGACCAAGCCAAGCAACTGAAAGCTTTCATGGGTGCTATTGTTGAAATCGATTCAAAAAAAGAAATCATTCCTTTGATTCAACCTGGAGTTGCTATGGAATACAGCTTGACTACCGCTATAAAGAAAATGACCAGTTTAAACAGACCTAAAATTGGCTTTATTCAAGGTCATGGTGAAGCAGCATTGCAAGAATTAGCACAGGTGTATGAGAAATTGAGTGTATTGTGTGACGTGAGTTCAGTTTATCTTAATGATACGATCGATCTAAGCATGTATCGTGCTCTTGCTTTGGTAAGACCAAAGGATAGTATTCCTCCCGGAGATTTTGTATTGCTGGACAGGTATCTTAAAAACGGGGGCAAATTATTGATAGCTTGCGATCAAATGAATGTGGAGTTGCAACAAGGTATTTCCAGCCAGTTGAATACTGGAGTTCCGGCCTGGCTCAATGAAAAAGGTATTGATATAGAGAATGCTTTGGTTCGGGATATTTCTTGTGGATCGGTTCAAGTACAGCAGCAGAGTGGATTTTTTTCGTTTGCTACACCTGTTCAGTTGCCATATTTGCCCGTAATAAAGACCTTTTCGGATCATCTGATAACGAAAGGATTGGAGATGGTCATCCTCCAATTTGCGAGCCCGGTTATTTATAAGGGTAAACCCAACATGAAGTTTACGCCATTGATGTATACTTCGGATCAATCAGGCAAACAAGCAATGCCAGTTCAAATCGATATCCAACATCAATGGTCTAATGCTGATTTTCCAGACAGACAGATTTGCTTGGGTGGTGTATTGGAAGGGGATTTTGGAGCTGGAAACAATGATGGTCGATTGGTCATTTTCGGTGACGGAGATTTTCCGGTAGGAGGACGAGGAAGACAAGTCAATGACGACAATGTAAGTTTATTGGCCAATTCAGTAGATTGGTTGAGCGATGATACCGGTTTGATAGAGTTGCGAACAAAGTCCGTCACAGGACGCCCAATAAAGGAAATTGATGATGCTACACGGAATTTTTATAAGTACCTCAATTTTTTATTGCCTATTGGTCTTGCTTTGGCTTATGGTTTATTTCGGTCTACTATGAACAGAAAGAAAAGAATCCGGAGAATGGAAACCAGGTATGTTTGA